CTCAATGCGGCACAGCACTCCTTCGATGTTGGAAATATAGGATTCACTGGCAGGTCCCGGTTCAACATTGATCTCCAGTTCAGGTATCCTGATGGTGCCTGATGTTGAACGGATCACTCTCACGTTCATGTCGTTAGATGATTGCACTTTATAGGTATACCTGGCAGGCTCACGCTGAGTTAAAATAAAAGTGTCTGCATACCCGAACCCACATTTACAATGGGCACTTGTATACATCACTTCGCCAAAAAAAGGGATGTCGTCAGGCTGCCATGTAATATTGATAGAACTGGAACATAATGGACAGGTGGTTTGTGTAAATATAGGTTTGATGACCTTATTCACTATCTGCCACCGGCAATCTTGGAACGGTCGATCTTAACACCCATAGG
This portion of the Methanosarcinales archaeon genome encodes:
- a CDS encoding ZPR1 zinc finger domain-containing protein → MVNKVIKPIFTQTTCPLCSSSINITWQPDDIPFFGEVMYTSAHCKCGFGYADTFILTQREPARYTYKVQSSNDMNVRVIRSTSGTIRIPELEINVEPGPASESYISNIEGVLCRIENVLGMVSRWEDEPPETTQRAHEMLKLLEMVKKGEMEVTLIIEDPLGNSAIVSDKAYKEILPPEVAEDLKTGVIILEKDELLNNFQN